In a genomic window of Streptomyces sp. SJL17-4:
- a CDS encoding helix-turn-helix transcriptional regulator → MASLNVGNLGEYLREQRRTAQLSLRQLADAAGVSNPYLSQIERGLRKPSAEVLQQVAKALRISAETLYVRAGILDEKEREELETRAVILADPSINERQKQVLLQIYDSFRKENAAEAAAAAAQAAQAAEADHSGATEAAGATGAAGATGATEAPAGARAVAAERPADAPDAQPDA, encoded by the coding sequence ATGGCATCGCTCAACGTCGGCAATCTCGGTGAGTACCTCCGCGAGCAGCGGCGGACCGCGCAGTTGTCCCTGCGGCAGCTCGCCGACGCCGCCGGGGTGTCGAACCCGTACCTGAGCCAGATCGAGCGGGGGCTGCGGAAGCCCAGCGCCGAGGTGTTGCAGCAGGTCGCCAAGGCGCTGCGGATCTCCGCCGAGACGCTCTACGTACGGGCCGGGATCCTCGACGAGAAGGAGCGGGAGGAGCTGGAGACGCGCGCCGTCATCCTCGCCGATCCCTCGATCAACGAGCGGCAGAAGCAGGTGCTGCTCCAGATCTACGACTCCTTCCGCAAGGAGAACGCGGCCGAGGCCGCCGCAGCGGCTGCCCAGGCTGCCCAAGCCGCCGAGGCGGACCACAGCGGAGCTACCGAAGCCGCCGGAGCCACCGGAGCCGCCGGAGCCACGGGAGCCACCGAAGCCCCCGCAGGCGCTCGCGCCGTGGCCGCCGAGCGGCCCGCCGACGCGCCCGATGCCCAACCCGATGCCTAA
- a CDS encoding DUF5710 domain-containing protein, which translates to MPVERIWLDVPYAEKDAAKRGGARWDPAAKRWFAPRAGMTELARWAAAVDVPDLLPGEDRTLGSGLFVDLVPRTCWFTNVRSCVAQADWERLRRMITGRAGQRCEACGAGEDRSARRWLEAHERWTYDATTRVQTLKRLICLCTDCHTVTHFGLAQVRGIEDRAFAHLVKVTGMSGPQARDHVRAAFAVWEDRSRHDWELDLGILTGAGIALAPPPGAGERARVADETLLPRQPGTPTREQGAGTRPTPRRD; encoded by the coding sequence ATGCCGGTTGAGCGCATCTGGCTGGACGTGCCGTACGCCGAGAAGGACGCGGCCAAGCGCGGCGGGGCCCGTTGGGACCCCGCCGCCAAGCGGTGGTTCGCGCCCCGGGCCGGGATGACCGAACTCGCCCGGTGGGCCGCCGCCGTCGACGTCCCCGACCTGCTGCCCGGCGAGGACCGGACCCTCGGCAGCGGGCTCTTCGTCGACCTCGTCCCGCGCACCTGCTGGTTCACCAATGTCCGGTCCTGCGTGGCCCAGGCCGACTGGGAACGGCTCCGCCGGATGATCACCGGTCGCGCCGGACAGCGCTGCGAGGCCTGCGGGGCGGGCGAGGACCGCTCCGCACGGCGGTGGCTGGAGGCCCATGAACGATGGACCTACGACGCCACCACCCGTGTCCAGACCCTCAAGCGGCTCATCTGCCTCTGCACCGACTGCCACACCGTCACCCACTTCGGCCTCGCCCAGGTGCGCGGCATCGAGGACCGGGCGTTCGCCCACCTCGTGAAGGTGACGGGGATGAGCGGGCCGCAGGCCCGGGACCATGTCCGGGCCGCGTTCGCCGTCTGGGAGGACCGCTCCCGCCACGACTGGGAGCTGGACCTCGGCATCCTCACCGGGGCGGGGATCGCCCTGGCCCCGCCGCCCGGCGCCGGCGAGCGCGCCCGGGTCGCCGACGAGACCCTGCTGCCCCGGCAGCCGGGGACACCGACCCGCGAGCAGGGGGCCGGCACGCGCCCGACCCCGCGCCGCGACTGA
- a CDS encoding helix-turn-helix transcriptional regulator — protein MALDDLVRLRRARDVMDRDYALPLDVPALASVALMSTGHFARSFRAAYGETPYSYLMTRRVERAKALLRRGDMSVTDVCFAVGCTSLGSFSSRFTELVGETPSAYRARRHEDGAAIPACVAKVRTRPVRKT, from the coding sequence GTGGCACTGGACGACCTGGTACGGCTGCGCCGGGCGCGGGACGTGATGGATCGCGACTACGCGCTGCCGCTCGACGTCCCCGCGCTCGCCTCCGTCGCCCTCATGTCGACCGGGCACTTCGCCCGCAGCTTCCGTGCCGCCTACGGCGAGACCCCGTACAGCTACCTCATGACCCGCCGCGTCGAGCGTGCCAAGGCCTTGCTCCGGCGGGGTGACATGAGCGTCACGGACGTCTGCTTCGCCGTCGGGTGCACCTCGCTCGGCTCCTTCAGCTCCCGCTTCACCGAACTCGTCGGCGAGACGCCGTCCGCCTACCGGGCCCGCCGCCACGAGGACGGGGCCGCGATCCCGGCGTGCGTCGCGAAGGTCCGGACGCGGCCGGTCCGGAAGACCTGA
- a CDS encoding DUF2516 family protein, with product MLRAGFDSLLTLVMFLIFTGFAVAALVFAAMAREDAYRAAEKQTKKFWLIVLGINLALNLLFPMLFLQIAGVIAAIVFMVDVRPALQQVSGGGGGRRGGGSSSDGPYGPYNGGR from the coding sequence ATGTTGCGCGCGGGATTCGACTCCCTCCTCACCCTGGTGATGTTCCTGATCTTCACCGGCTTCGCCGTCGCCGCGCTCGTCTTCGCCGCCATGGCGCGCGAGGACGCCTACCGCGCCGCCGAGAAGCAGACGAAGAAGTTCTGGCTGATCGTTCTGGGCATCAACCTCGCCCTGAACCTGCTCTTCCCGATGCTGTTCCTGCAGATCGCGGGTGTGATCGCCGCCATCGTCTTCATGGTCGACGTCCGCCCCGCGCTCCAGCAGGTGTCGGGCGGCGGAGGCGGCCGAAGGGGTGGCGGCTCCAGCAGCGACGGACCGTACGGCCCCTACAACGGCGGCCGCTAG
- a CDS encoding ATP-dependent endonuclease codes for METTTGRFRTAVREWAADGAGASAAAAVARELAAGSELRTAVLVEGVSDHVALDALAARHGRSLDAEGIAVIPLGGATNIGRFVQLLGRQGLGITLAGLCDAGEERHFSGALEREGLGHDLARSDMEPLGFYVCDADLEEELIRSLGAESVQQVVDAQGDLRAFRIFQKQPAQRERDVERQLRRFMGTISGRKSLYARSLVDALDLTEAPRPLDRLLAHVSVSASTSTSTSTSAG; via the coding sequence ATGGAGACGACGACGGGGCGCTTCCGGACGGCGGTCAGGGAGTGGGCGGCCGATGGCGCGGGGGCCTCGGCCGCCGCCGCGGTCGCGCGCGAACTCGCGGCCGGCAGCGAGCTGCGTACGGCCGTGCTCGTGGAGGGAGTCAGCGACCACGTCGCGCTCGACGCGCTCGCGGCCCGACACGGCCGCTCCCTCGACGCGGAGGGCATCGCCGTCATTCCGCTCGGCGGGGCGACCAACATCGGCAGATTCGTGCAGCTGCTCGGGCGCCAGGGGCTCGGCATCACGCTGGCGGGTCTGTGCGACGCAGGCGAGGAGCGCCATTTCTCGGGCGCCCTCGAACGCGAAGGACTCGGCCACGACCTCGCACGCTCCGACATGGAGCCGCTCGGCTTCTACGTGTGCGACGCCGACCTGGAGGAGGAGCTGATCCGCTCCCTCGGCGCCGAGTCGGTGCAGCAGGTCGTCGACGCCCAGGGCGACCTGCGGGCCTTCCGTATCTTCCAGAAGCAGCCCGCCCAGCGGGAGCGGGACGTCGAGCGGCAGCTGCGGCGTTTCATGGGCACCATCAGCGGCCGCAAGAGCCTGTACGCCCGCTCGCTCGTCGACGCCCTCGACCTGACCGAGGCGCCCCGCCCGCTCGACCGGCTGCTCGCGCACGTGTCCGTGTCCGCGTCGACGTCGACGTCGACGTCGACGTCGGCGGGCTGA
- a CDS encoding MarR family winged helix-turn-helix transcriptional regulator: protein MTAMAPTRTEPDLSYLLDHTSHALRTRMTAALDAIGLTPRMHCVLVHALEEERTQAQLAEIGDMDKTTMVVTVDALEKAGLAERRPSSTDRRARIIAVTEAGAKVAVESQKIVDGVHESALASLPDDARAALLKALNLLVTGHLETPIESPRPARRARQRG, encoded by the coding sequence ATGACAGCCATGGCGCCCACCCGCACCGAGCCCGACCTCTCCTACCTCCTCGACCACACCAGTCACGCCTTGCGGACCCGGATGACCGCCGCGCTCGACGCGATCGGGCTCACCCCCCGCATGCACTGCGTCCTCGTCCACGCCCTGGAGGAGGAGCGCACCCAGGCGCAGCTCGCGGAGATCGGGGACATGGACAAGACGACCATGGTCGTCACCGTCGACGCCCTGGAGAAGGCCGGGCTCGCCGAGCGCCGGCCGTCGAGCACGGACCGGCGCGCGCGGATCATCGCGGTGACCGAGGCGGGGGCCAAGGTCGCCGTGGAGAGCCAGAAGATCGTCGACGGCGTCCACGAGAGCGCCCTCGCCTCCCTCCCCGACGACGCGCGCGCCGCCCTGCTGAAGGCCCTGAACCTGCTGGTCACCGGTCATCTGGAGACCCCGATCGAGAGCCCGAGGCCGGCCCGCCGGGCCCGTCAGCGCGGCTGA
- a CDS encoding VOC family protein, with amino-acid sequence MNVKLSQCFIAVDDHDKALAFYRDALGLEVRNDVGFEGMRWVTVGSPAQPDVEIVLEPPLADPNASPADRQAVAELLAKGMLRGVIFSTEDVDATFEHVRAAGGEVLQEPVDQPYGVRDCAFRDPAGNMLRFTQPRSS; translated from the coding sequence ATGAACGTCAAGCTCTCGCAGTGCTTCATCGCAGTCGACGACCACGACAAGGCCCTCGCCTTCTATCGCGACGCCCTCGGCCTCGAAGTGCGGAACGACGTCGGATTCGAGGGGATGCGCTGGGTGACCGTCGGGTCCCCCGCGCAGCCGGACGTGGAGATCGTCCTCGAACCGCCGCTCGCCGACCCCAACGCCTCCCCCGCCGACCGGCAGGCGGTGGCCGAGCTGCTCGCCAAGGGCATGCTGCGCGGCGTGATCTTCTCCACCGAGGACGTCGACGCCACCTTCGAACACGTCCGGGCGGCGGGCGGCGAGGTCCTCCAGGAGCCGGTCGACCAGCCGTACGGCGTCCGCGACTGCGCCTTCCGCGACCCGGCGGGCAACATGCTGCGCTTCACCCAGCCCCGCTCCTCGTAG